In bacterium, the DNA window GCAATTGTGGCAGACATTCAGTTGACCGCCACCGAACCAGGAGAAGTCGACCGCGTCGTAGTCACCCTCCACAACCGAGTTCGGAGGATGAAACCAGCTCAGGCGCTCGGCCTCCCCGAGCCAGAACTCTTCGGGATGCTCGAGGCTCTGTCGAAGGAGTTTTTCGTACTCCTCCATCGAGGAGATGTGTGCGTTCTTGGCAACGTTGTCTTTGACCGGAATCATGCTGTAAACCTCCTGAAAACGGGCTGAACCCCGTCGTACTAAAAAGCCGGTGCGATCTTAGCCAAGCTGACGTGCAAACGTCGCCCGCCGTCGGGGTAGGTCGGGACACACGGTGACGGGGTGGCTCTCTAAAGCCGGACGCCCAGGTCCTCGAAGTCCCGCTCAGCGCGCTTGGCCCAGCCCCGGTTGGCCAACGGGCTGGCCGGCGACGGGTGAAGAATGCTGCCGATGCGCAGGTCGAGACCGGCAAGCGCTCGGCGCGCTCGTCGTTCGGCCCACTTGCCGACACCGACCACCAGCTTCGGCTCGAGCGCTCGCACGGTCTCGGCCAGCGCCTGATCACAGATCTCCAGCAGCGGCTCCCGCTCGCTCTCCGGAAGCCTGTCCGGCGTGCGATTGCGGCCGCTCTCCTCCATGAACGACAACGGGCAGTAGTTGGCGATGAAAAAGCGCTGGAAGAAGGCCTCGGGTGTGCCGAAACGGTCTCGCGCCCAGCCCCAGAGGCGGCGTCCGCTGACCTCGCTTCGGGAACAGCAGAAGCCGTCGACCGGTCGTTTGGGGTGCTCCTTCGCGGGCCGAGCGACCTGGGTCTCGATGCCCAGCCAATCGCGCACCAGCGCTACTTCACCGAAGGGAACTCCGGTCTGCGCCATGCCCCAGGGACCGGGGTTCATCCCCAACAGGACGACCTCTTTGGGAGACGAACCGTAGAGTTCGAGATAGAGCCGGTGGGGCTTCCAAGCGTAGTCGAGCGGGTTGTAGACGTGGGTGACCGGCGCACCGAAGCTTAGCTTCGCGACTTCGCGACCCAGCCGGCGTGCGCTCGAGACCAGTGACAAGATACCGCCGAGTCAGACGAGCTCGGCGATGCTTGCCAGGCACCGGTCGACCTCTTCTTTCGTATTGTAGAAGTGAGCCGCGATTCGCAGGAAGCCCTGGCGATCGGCGACTTGGATGTCGCGCGCCGCGAGTTGCTTGGCCAGAGTCTTCGCGGAGACGTCGGGGTGCGTGGCAGCCACGATGCCGGATTCCGCACCCGGCAGCCTCTCGGTCGCGAGCTCGAAGCCCAGACCAGCGAGTCCGAGCTCGACTCGTCGGGCGAGCTCCAATACGCGCCTACCGATACGCTCAGGGCCAATCTCGAGCTGCCAGTCGATGGCGGCGCCCAGGCCGTAGATGCCGGCGATGTTGGCGGTTCCGCACTCGAAACGACCGGCCCCGGCTGCATAGTCCGGCGGATCGGAGACCCGGCCAAAAACATCCTTGACCGACAACCAGCCCCGAATCACCGGACGGACACGCTCGAGAGCGCGTTCCGAGATATAGAAAAGGCCAATGCCCTCCCCCCCGAGGAGCCACT includes these proteins:
- a CDS encoding single-strand selective monofunctional uracil-DNA glycosylase, yielding MSLVSSARRLGREVAKLSFGAPVTHVYNPLDYAWKPHRLYLELYGSSPKEVVLLGMNPGPWGMAQTGVPFGEVALVRDWLGIETQVARPAKEHPKRPVDGFCCSRSEVSGRRLWGWARDRFGTPEAFFQRFFIANYCPLSFMEESGRNRTPDRLPESEREPLLEICDQALAETVRALEPKLVVGVGKWAERRARRALAGLDLRIGSILHPSPASPLANRGWAKRAERDFEDLGVRL